The proteins below come from a single Caloenas nicobarica isolate bCalNic1 chromosome 23, bCalNic1.hap1, whole genome shotgun sequence genomic window:
- the ELOA gene encoding elongin-A encodes MAESVLEVVGKLQSRLAGSAEPKKLLKSLKRLSELPITVDILVETGVGKTVNSLRKHELVGDFAKNLVARWKKLVPVSQEADRNNLDSEDRDYERSSSSKRHQESSLREDEEPDQDYSEHFQPSCSQSYSPDQREKKSKRYPKPERAQEIYGYSSHEGKGWGRSSPALSSDQEYSDYGQAVSPEPSESPQDLYTDPYTSEEQEEATIFNQKAGKGPSFQEKLGGGRDSNSGEFCSKGNASQSKEHKSSHKKRRLDGRGEDRSAGCSPEKLHKGSFKEQLREFPVAGGSKEKQRMPDGAKKEKNRESGTSRKEKLHVSPHLEENLDNYVKKQKHRDSEKSKLEKPKPIPETSNTEREKRKAESDLSNRIKEKGVSGSLKSSDGKRKVSDGDKKSMGFSSNSGEGEAEDEFEQPTMSFESYLSYDQPQKKKKKVVKPSVPAGEKDQGHSKQNGSKASTNSSSSSRKSPSHKRTSEKKAEKKVPEPPKPNRILLDVVPTLPDIPLPPIQANYRPLPSIESITCSQIKRKAVSSPVEESEAGFTGRRLNSKMQVYSGSKTAYLPKMMSLYQQCIRVLSNNIDSIYEVGGVPFAVLEPVLERCTPEQLYRIEECNHVLIEDTDQLWHNHCLRDFKNEKPEEFESWREMYLRLHDAREQRLLMLARNIGSAHANKPKGRVAKMAFVNSAVKPPRDVRRRQEKFGTGGPLLPGKTKIKPVLYTSSKSHPRVSEEQSYDGPSTSSAHSAPSSGSTFSSYDPRKPPVKKIAPMMAKTIKAFKNRFSRR; translated from the exons ctgctgaaaagtctgaagAGGCTGTCGGAGTTGCCCATCACAGTTGACATTCTGGTG GAGACGGGTGTTGGGAAGACTGTGAACAGTTTACGGAAACACGAGCTTGTAGGAGACTTTGCGAAGAACCTCGTAGCCCGGTGGAAGAAGCTGGTGCCGGTGTCCCAAGAGGCAGACCG AAATAACCTGGATTCTGAAGACCGTGACTACGAGAGGAGCAGCTCAAGCAAAAGGCATCAAGAATCCTCCCTCAGAGAGGATGAGGAACCCGACCAGGACTATTCAGAACACTTCCAGCCGTCCTGCAGCCAGTCCTACAGCCCAGatcagagggaaaagaaatccaaaagGTATCCcaagcctgagagagcccagGAGATTTATGGCTACAGCAGCCACGAGGGGAAGGGTTGGGGTAGATCTTCCCCAGCGCTCTCTTCAGATCAGGAGTACTCGGACTATGGACAAGCTGTGTCACCTGAGCCAAGCGAGAGCCCTCAGGATTTGTACACAGACCCTTACACTTCTGAGGAGCAGGAAGAAGCGACAATATTTAATCAGAAAGCCGGCAAAGGCCCCAGCTTTCAGGAGAAGCTGGGGGGAGGCCGGGACAGCAACTCTGGTGAGTTCTGCAGCAAAGGGAATGCGAGTCAAAGCAAAGAGCACAAGTCTTCTCACAAGAAGCGACGACTCGATggcagaggagaggacaggagcgCTGGCTGCAGCCCAGAAAAATTGCACAAGGGCTCTTTTAAAGAGCAGCTCCGAGAATTCCCCGTGGCAGGGGGCAGCAAGGAGAAGCAGAGGATGCCGGATGGTGCCAAGAAGGAGAAGAATCGAGAAAGCGGCACCTCCAGAAAGGAGAAGTTGCATGTGTCGCCGCACTTGGAAGAGAATTTGGACAACTACGTTAAGAAGCAAAAACACCGGGACTCTGaaaaaagcaaactggaaaAGCCCAAGCCGATCCCGGAGACCTCTAACACAGAGcgggagaaaaggaaagctgagaGCGACTTGTCAAATCGGATTAAAGAAAAGGGGGTTTCTGGGAGCTTAAAATCTTCAGACGGGAAGCGCAAAGTCTCTGACGGGGACAAAAAATCAATGGGTTTCTCCTCAAAttctggggagggggaagcgGAGGATGAATTCGAACAACCTACAATGTCCTTTGAGTCGTACCTCAGCTATGACCAgcctcagaaaaagaaaaagaaagtggtcAAACCCTCTGTGCCAGCTGGAGAGAAAGACCAGGGGCACAGCAAACAGAACGGATCCAAAGCCAGTACcaacagctccagctcaagTCGGAAAAGCCCAAGCCACAAGCGAACAAgtgagaaaaaggcagagaaaaaagtCCCGGAGCCTCCTAAGCCAAACAGG ATACTTTTAGATGTGGTACCAACATTACCAGACATCCCACTGCCACCGATCCAGGCCAACTACCGCCCTCTTCCTTCCATCGAGTCCATTACGTGCTCCCAGATCAAAAGGAAAG CTGTGTCCTCGCCGGTTGAAGAGAGCGAAGCGGGTTTTACAGGCCGCCGGTTGAATTCAAAGATGCAAGTGTATTCAGGCTCAAAAACTGCCTACCTCCCAAAGATGATGTCTCTGTATCAGCAATGCATCCGAGTCCTCAGCAACAACATCGATT CGATCTACGAAGTGGGTGGTGTCCCTTTCGCAGTGCTGGAGCCGGTACTGGAGAGATGCACCCCCGAGCAGCTGTATCGCATCGAGGAGTGTAACCAC GTCCTCATTGAGGATACGGATCAACTGTGGCACAATCACTGTCTCCGAGACTTCAAGAACGAGAAGCCGGAAGAGTTTGAGTCCTGGCGGGAGATGTACCTTCGACTTCACGACGCACGAGAGCAGCGGCTGCTGATGTTGGCGCGGAACATCGGCTCAGCTCACGCCAACAAACCCAAAG GTAGAGTGGCCAAAATGGCATTTGTGAACTCTGCAGTGAAGCCCCCTCGGGATGTACGAAGGAGACAAGAGAAGTTTGGAACTGGAGGACCTCTTCTGCCAGGGAAGACCAA AATAAAACCAGTCCTGTACACATCTAGCAAAAGCCACCCTCGTGTGAGCGAGGAGCAGTCCTATGACggtcccagcaccagcagcgccCATTCTGCCCCATCTTCAGGTAGCACCTTCTCCTCCTACGACCCCAGGAAACCGCCAGTGAAGA aaattGCACCCATGATGGCAAAGACTATCAAAGCTTTCAAAAACAGGTTCTCTCGGAGATAA
- the PITHD1 gene encoding PITH domain-containing protein 1: MAHGHGHCCCCGETAAAAAIGGDRERGAAWGLYLRIDRQRLQCLNERREGSGALVFRAWEERGDRAQFVESDDDEELLFNIPFTGNVKLKGVIVMGEDDDTHPAEMRLFKNIPHMSFDDAAREPDQMFSLNRDPRGELEYPTKIARFSNVYHLSIHFPKNFGAETTKIFYIGLKGEWTEAHRHEVTICNYEASANPADHKLEQITPQTHFIS, translated from the exons ATGGCGCACGGGCACGGGCACTGCTGTTGCTGCGGGGagacggcggcggcggcggcgatcGGCGGGGACCGGGAGCGGGGCGCGGCCTGGGGGCTCTACCTGCGCATCGACCGGCAGCGGCTGCAGTGCCTCAACGAGCGCCGCGAGGGCAGCGGCGCGCTCGTCTTCCGCGCTTGGGAGGAGCGCGGCGACCGCGCACAG TTCGTAGAAAGTGACGATGACGAGGAGCTTCTGTTTAACATCCC GTTTACGGGAAACGTCAAATTAAAAGGAGTGATTGTGATGGGAGAAGACGACGATACGCATCCAGCAGAGATGAGGCT GTTCAAGAACATTCCTCACATGTCCTTTGATGATGCAGCCAGGGAACCGGACCAGATGTTCAGCCTGAACCGGGACCCGCGGGGCGAGCTGGAGTACCCCACCAA aattgcCCGTTTCTCCAATGTTTACCACCTCTCCATCCACTTTCCGAAGAACTTTGGAGCAGAGACAACGAAGATTTTTTATATAGGCCTGAAAGGAGAGTGGACTGAG GCTCATCGCCACGAGGTCACCATCTGCAATTACGAAGCATCGGCGAACCCGGCCGATCACAAGCTGGAACAAATCACCCCCCAGACTCACTTCATCTCCTAA
- the LYPLA2 gene encoding acyl-protein thioesterase 2 encodes MCGNNMSVPLLADAVTVSGAERETAAVIFLHGLGDTGHSWADALSSIRLPYVKYICPHAPRIPVTLNMKMVMPSWFDLMGLTPDAPEDEAGIKKAAENIKAIIEHEMKNGIPPNRIILGGFSQGGALSLYTALTCQHQLAGIVALSCWLPLHKAFPQAANNGVNKDIAILQCHGEMDPMIPVRFGALTAEKLKSVVTPTKVQFKTYPGVMHSSCPQEMMAVKEFIEKLLPRI; translated from the exons ATGTGTGGTAACAACATGTCTGTCCCCCTCCTCGCTGACGCAGTGACGGTCTCAGGGGCAGAGCGCGAGACTGCGGCG GTCATTTTTTTACATGGCCTTGGAGACACGGG gcacagctgggctgacGCTCTCTCCTCCATCCGCCTCCCTTACGTGAAATATATCTGTCCTCACGC GCCCCGGATCCCGGTGACGCTCAACATGAAGATGGTTATGCCCTCATG GTTTGATCTGATGGGGTTGACTCCGGACGCACCCGAGGATGAAGCTGGGATcaagaaagctgcagaaaaca ttAAAGCGATTATCGAGCATGAGATGAAGAACGGGATCCCACCCAACCGCATCATCCTGGGGGGCTTCTCACAG GGCGGTGCCTTGTCGTTGTACACGGCTCTCACTTGCCAGCACCAGCTGGCCGGCATCGTGGCGCTCAGTTGCTGGCTCCCACTGCACAAAGCCTTCCCGCAG GCGGCGAATAATGGCGTGAACAAGGACATCGCCATCCTGCAGTGCCACGGGGAGATGGATCCCATGATCCCTGTCCGCTTCGGGGCCCTCactgcagagaagctgaaatCTGTCGTCACCCCCACCAAGGTCCAGTTCAAAACCTACCCCGGCGTGATGCACAGTTCCTGCCCTCAG GAGATGATGGCGGTGAAGGAATTCATCGAGAAGCTGCTGCCCCGGATCTAA